Genomic DNA from Candidatus Koribacter versatilis Ellin345:
ACGACGCGACGCGGGAATTGGTCAGTAAGAGGTGGAAGGAGTATGGGATCGAGTAGGGTTTGCTGAGGAATGGCATAATTGAGGTCGGAATGAACGCCACTCTTAAACTCGAGATGCCAACCGTCCGTGCCATCTGCGAGAAGTACGGCGTAAGGGAGTTGCGCCTGTTCGGCTCCGCACTGGGTCCTACGTTTCGCGCCGAGAGTGACGTGGATTTCCTGGTCGAATTCCAACCCGACGTACGAATGGGGCTGATTACGTTTTTAAAGATGCGAGATGAACTGCAGGATTTGATCGGGAGGCCGGTTGATCTCGTGCAGGCAGGCGGGCTCAAGGCAACGATCCGCGACGAAGTTCTCGCCAATAACGAACTGCTTTATGCGGCATGATCGCGCCTATTTGGCGGACATCATCGAGGCTTGCCAGCATATCGGCAGTTTCGTTAGCGGGCGGGATCTCGCGGATCTCGACAGTGACGTGTTGCTCCGCAGCGGCATCTTTCACCAGTTGGCAGTGATCGGAGAGGCCGCGAGCCGCATCAGCACGGAACTTCGTGATCGTCACCCAGAGTTGGCTTGGCGTCAAATCTCGGGCATGCGCAATTACATCGCACATGCGTACTTTTCGCTGGATCTTCGTATTGTGTGGGAGACGGCTACGATGGACGTACCAAACCTGCGGATCACGGTCCTGCGGCTTTCCGACGCCGAATTTGGCCACGACGACGTAATTCAGTAACTCTGGTCCGCCTTAATACACCCCAACCGATCTTTCCCGCATCTCACCCGTTGTGCAGGGCCACAGGATATAATTTTTACCAACGCTCGGACCGCCCGCGCCCCGGTTCGCCTATTTCCCTCAGGAGCACTGAATGACCAATTCGAAGCCGAAACGACGGGTTCTTGTGGTTGATGACGAGCAAGTCATTGCTGATACGCTGTCCATCATCCTCAACAAGGCCGGTTTCGATGCGTCGCCGGTGTATACCGGCACGGCTGCCGTCGAGAGTGCGCGATCCATGCAACCCGACCTCATCATTAGCGACGTCATCATGCCCGATATGAATGGCATTGAAGCCGCTATTCAAATCCGGCGCTTCTTGCCAAGCTGCAAAATTCTGCTTTTCTCCGGACAGGCCGCTACCGCCGACCTGCTCGAAAGCGCCCGTGCCAAGGGCCATGAATTCGAAATCCTCGCCAAGCCAGTGCATCCGCAGGACCTGTTGGCCAAGCTGGCGGGATAAGACAGGCATTAGGAATTAGGTATTAGAGCCCTGGAGAAATCCGGGGCTTTTGCATGGCGCCTATCCCGCGAGCGATTCAATCGCTTCGACCGCTTCTTGAGGAAGCGTGAGCGCGAGGCTGGAGAGGTCCTGCTGCATGTGTTCGAAACTCGTGGTGCCGGTCAGAGGAAGCATTCCGATCTGCCGAGCGAACGCGAAGGTCACCTGCGCGATACCAGCTTTCATGTGTCCGGCGATCTCCTGAACTAACGGATGTCGCAGCACCGGCACATTTGCCGTCAGCAGCGAGAATCCCTGGTACACGATGCCATGCTCGCGACAGAACGTGCGGATTTCGCGGTCCCAACCTAGCTGGGCATAACAACGGTTCTGCACGAACGCCGGAGTGTCTGCCATCTGTTGCAAATGCCCGAGGGAAACATTGCTCACGCCGATTACGCGGGTGCGGCCCTTCTCGCGCTCCGCTCGCATCGCGTTCCAGACTGCGTCGTCGTCCGCAGTCCACTCGTATCCCGACGCAGGCCCATGCAGCACAAAGCTGTCCACGTATTCCGTGTCCAGATGTTCCAGCGAACTCGCGAGCGATTGCTGTACCTGCTTCGCCAGCGGCGCGGTTGGATCGTAGGGAAGTCGGTGGTCTTGCCCGCGCTGGTAGGTGAACTTGGTCTGGAGAAACAGATCGTCGCGCTTGACCAGGCCGTCGCTGTAGGCCTTCTGCAGGGCTTCACCGACGCCCACTTCGTTGTAATGCTTGCGCTGGTTGGCGGTATCAATCCCGCGGAAACCGGCCTTCAACGCCAGCGACACACACTCGGCGGTGCGGTCTTCTTTCCATGCGGTGCCGTAAAGAAATTGCGGAGCGCTCGATGTCATGAATCTATTTTGTCATCCCGCGAGTCTAAACACAGCCGAACGCCAAGGAGGCCCATGTCCGCTACCGAAGAACGCTGGCCGTCGCTACCGTGGAAGGAATGGGAGCCCACCGCGACCACCCTTCACATGTGGACGCAGATCGTCGGCAAAACCAGGCTCGCCTTGGTCCCGCTACAGGCGCACTGGTGGAATGTGGCGCTATACGTCTCGCCCCGAGGACTCACCACGGAGGCTATGCCGACGCCCCAGGGCACTCTCGAAATCGAGTTCGATTTTCTCGAGCACCAGCTGCGCTTCCGGTTGAGTGATGGACGCGATCATCTCCTCGCGCTGCGGCCGCAGACGGTTGCCGAATTCTATGCGAGCTATCTGAAGTGCCTACAAGAGCTCGGGGTGCAAGTGAAGATTCACCCTGTGCCGTGCGAGCTCAAGGATCCCATCCCGTTTGCAGAAGATACGATCCATGCGTCGTACGATTCGGAATACGTGAAGCGCTTCTGGCGAATCTTGATCAGTACTACCGCCGTGTTTCGCGAGTTCTCCTCGTCTTTTATCGGGAAGGTAAGTCCAGCGCATTTCTTCTGGGGCAGCTTCGATCTTGCGGTCACGCGCTTCTCGGGCCGTCGCGCTCCCGAGCGTCCCGGCGCAGATGCAATCCAGCGCGAAGCCTATTCCCATGAAGTGATCAGTGCCGGCTGGTGGCCCGGCAACGGCGGATTCGGCGAACCCGCTTTCTACGCCTATGCCGCTCCGGTCCCGGGGGGCCTGGGGCAGGCGAAGGTATCTCCGGCGATTGCCGCGTACGACAACAACCTTGGCGAATTCATCATGAAGTACGAAGAGTTCCGGCGTGAACCTTCACCGGACCGGGCATTGCTGGAATTTCTGGAGAGCACGTACGTGGCGGCCGCCAACGCTGCAAAATGGGACCGGGCCGCGCTGGAGCGCTAAAGCTCCCGTCGTCCTTCCATCGCCTTCTGCATGGTCACTTCGTCGGCGTACTCTATGTCGCTGCCGACGGGGACGCCGGTCGCGATCCGCGTCACCCGTACGCCCTCAGCCTTGAGGATCTTCGACAGATACGTCGCCGTCGCCTCACCCTCGACCGTCGGATTGGTCGCGAGAATGACCTCTTCTGCCTTGCCGCCCTCCACCCGTTTGATCAGGTTGCTGATCCGCAAATGCTCCGGACCTACCCCGTGCAAAGGTGAAAGTGCTCCATGAAGAACATGGTATACGCCATTGAAATGGCGGGTCTTTTCGACGGCAGAAATATTGGTCGGTTCTTCCACTACGCAGATGACCTGCTGGTTCCGCGTGGGGTTCGCGCAGTAGGTGCAGGGGTCGACATCGGTGATGTTGTTGCAGATGGAACAGAGCCGGAGTTTGGCCTTCACGTCGCGGACGGCATCCGCCAGCAGTTCGGCGTCGTCGTTGCTGGAGCGCAGGATATGAAACGCCAGGCGCTGCGCCGACTTATTGCCGACGCCCGGCAGCTTCTTCAATTCGTCAATCAACCGCGCCATCGGCTCGGCAAACTTGGACAAAACTTTCTCCTAAAACCCCGGCAATCCCATGCCGCCCATCATGCCACTGAGGTTCGATTGCATCGCCTGGTCCACCCGCCGCGAGCCTTCATTCACCGCCGCGGTCACCAGGTCCTGCAGCATCTCCACGTCGCCCGACTTCACCACCTCGGGATCGATCTTGATGCTCAGAAGCTGCTTCTGCCCGTTCAT
This window encodes:
- a CDS encoding response regulator; amino-acid sequence: MTNSKPKRRVLVVDDEQVIADTLSIILNKAGFDASPVYTGTAAVESARSMQPDLIISDVIMPDMNGIEAAIQIRRFLPSCKILLFSGQAATADLLESARAKGHEFEILAKPVHPQDLLAKLAG
- a CDS encoding HepT-like ribonuclease domain-containing protein encodes the protein MRHDRAYLADIIEACQHIGSFVSGRDLADLDSDVLLRSGIFHQLAVIGEAASRISTELRDRHPELAWRQISGMRNYIAHAYFSLDLRIVWETATMDVPNLRITVLRLSDAEFGHDDVIQ
- a CDS encoding DUF5996 family protein, translating into MSATEERWPSLPWKEWEPTATTLHMWTQIVGKTRLALVPLQAHWWNVALYVSPRGLTTEAMPTPQGTLEIEFDFLEHQLRFRLSDGRDHLLALRPQTVAEFYASYLKCLQELGVQVKIHPVPCELKDPIPFAEDTIHASYDSEYVKRFWRILISTTAVFREFSSSFIGKVSPAHFFWGSFDLAVTRFSGRRAPERPGADAIQREAYSHEVISAGWWPGNGGFGEPAFYAYAAPVPGGLGQAKVSPAIAAYDNNLGEFIMKYEEFRREPSPDRALLEFLESTYVAAANAAKWDRAALER
- a CDS encoding nucleotidyltransferase family protein, with amino-acid sequence MNATLKLEMPTVRAICEKYGVRELRLFGSALGPTFRAESDVDFLVEFQPDVRMGLITFLKMRDELQDLIGRPVDLVQAGGLKATIRDEVLANNELLYAA
- a CDS encoding YbaB/EbfC family nucleoid-associated protein, with protein sequence MGGFNLNEMMAAAKQHAEELQKKMAQTVIEATAGGGSVTVKMNGQKQLLSIKIDPEVVKSGDVEMLQDLVTAAVNEGSRRVDQAMQSNLSGMMGGMGLPGF
- a CDS encoding aldo/keto reductase family protein — encoded protein: MTSSAPQFLYGTAWKEDRTAECVSLALKAGFRGIDTANQRKHYNEVGVGEALQKAYSDGLVKRDDLFLQTKFTYQRGQDHRLPYDPTAPLAKQVQQSLASSLEHLDTEYVDSFVLHGPASGYEWTADDDAVWNAMRAEREKGRTRVIGVSNVSLGHLQQMADTPAFVQNRCYAQLGWDREIRTFCREHGIVYQGFSLLTANVPVLRHPLVQEIAGHMKAGIAQVTFAFARQIGMLPLTGTTSFEHMQQDLSSLALTLPQEAVEAIESLAG
- the recR gene encoding recombination mediator RecR, giving the protein MSKFAEPMARLIDELKKLPGVGNKSAQRLAFHILRSSNDDAELLADAVRDVKAKLRLCSICNNITDVDPCTYCANPTRNQQVICVVEEPTNISAVEKTRHFNGVYHVLHGALSPLHGVGPEHLRISNLIKRVEGGKAEEVILATNPTVEGEATATYLSKILKAEGVRVTRIATGVPVGSDIEYADEVTMQKAMEGRREL